In Micromonospora sp. WMMD980, the following are encoded in one genomic region:
- a CDS encoding DUF5667 domain-containing protein — protein sequence MDSDLFSGRRAERFAQLLDEANGGRRHHVRSRADGELTALVAVGRRLTVERPTVDVDPGFRTGLRAMLVATAEREGVTAATASGAGLRGALLPAITGRRARARGAILVGVAAGAIALSGISAASENALPGDALYGMKRSTERAQLALANSDISRGQLFLDFARTRLDEAASVRHDRLGFSAVLDDMDADTRQGVRLLTTVAAQRSDPTALDAVDTFLAGQRRVVSGLLDRPDHADRDRTRRSLALLDAAGRRADALREAIACGLPAPAASDTLGPAPSTCPGER from the coding sequence GTGGACAGCGACCTCTTCTCCGGTCGGCGAGCCGAGCGCTTCGCGCAACTCCTCGACGAGGCCAACGGCGGACGCCGACACCACGTCCGGTCCCGGGCCGACGGCGAGCTGACCGCGCTCGTCGCGGTGGGCCGACGGCTCACCGTCGAACGACCCACCGTCGACGTCGATCCCGGGTTCCGCACCGGCCTGCGGGCGATGCTCGTGGCCACCGCCGAGCGCGAGGGCGTCACGGCCGCGACCGCTTCCGGGGCCGGTCTGCGCGGCGCGTTGCTGCCCGCCATCACCGGCCGGCGGGCCCGGGCCCGGGGTGCGATCCTGGTCGGCGTGGCGGCCGGCGCCATCGCGCTCTCCGGCATCTCCGCCGCCAGCGAGAACGCGCTGCCCGGTGACGCGCTCTACGGCATGAAGCGCTCCACCGAACGCGCCCAGCTCGCGCTGGCCAACTCGGACATCAGCCGGGGTCAGCTCTTCCTCGACTTCGCCCGCACCCGGCTCGACGAGGCCGCCTCGGTCCGCCACGACCGGCTCGGCTTCAGCGCCGTGCTGGACGACATGGACGCGGACACCCGCCAGGGCGTACGCCTGCTGACCACGGTGGCCGCGCAGCGCTCCGACCCGACGGCGCTGGACGCGGTGGACACCTTCCTCGCCGGCCAGCGCCGGGTGGTCAGCGGCCTGCTCGACCGCCCCGACCACGCCGACCGGGACCGCACCCGCCGCTCGCTGGCGCTGCTCGACGCGGCCGGCCGGCGCGCCGACGCGCTGCGTGAGGCGATCGCCTGCGGGCTGCCCGCACCGGCCGCCAGTGACACGCTCGGCCCCGCGCCGAGCACCTGCCCCGGCGAGCGCTGA
- a CDS encoding ECF subfamily RNA polymerase sigma factor, BldN family, translating to MTTFGYADRPAGLTGPTQRNPLNERADPTPRVDGLLTARSEAAARRTRSRTHHGNEAPLRPALPGTNAKPAGGRLGAPPRPGPPTQVRRGEAATSAEPSAAETAVLPAVTAGDTAVLPAVPAATPATGFPSRPDPSDPATEVWALVERAQAGEAEAFGLLYDRYVDTVFRFVYFRVGNRQLAEDLTSDTFLRALKRIGSFTWQGRDLGAWLVTIARNLVADHFKSGRYRLEVTTGDVLDAEREDRGPEGSPEAAVVEHITNVALLTAVKQLNPEQQECIVLRFLQGFSVAETARAMGKNEGAIKALQYRAVRALARLLPDGFHG from the coding sequence GTGACCACCTTCGGTTACGCGGACCGGCCGGCCGGGTTGACCGGCCCGACCCAGCGGAACCCGCTCAACGAACGCGCCGACCCGACCCCGCGCGTCGACGGCCTGCTCACGGCACGCAGCGAGGCGGCGGCCCGGCGAACGCGCAGCCGCACGCACCACGGCAACGAGGCGCCGCTGCGCCCGGCGCTGCCCGGGACCAACGCGAAACCGGCCGGCGGCCGGCTCGGCGCCCCGCCCCGTCCCGGCCCACCGACCCAGGTCCGGCGGGGCGAGGCCGCCACCAGCGCGGAGCCGTCCGCCGCGGAGACCGCCGTGCTGCCCGCGGTGACCGCCGGCGACACCGCGGTGCTGCCGGCCGTCCCCGCCGCCACCCCGGCCACCGGCTTCCCGAGCCGCCCCGACCCGTCCGACCCCGCCACCGAGGTCTGGGCGCTCGTCGAACGGGCGCAGGCCGGCGAGGCCGAGGCGTTCGGCCTGCTCTACGACCGGTACGTCGACACCGTCTTCCGGTTCGTCTACTTCCGGGTCGGCAACCGCCAACTCGCCGAGGACCTCACCTCCGACACGTTCCTGCGGGCGCTCAAGCGGATCGGCAGCTTCACCTGGCAGGGGCGCGACCTGGGGGCCTGGCTGGTCACCATCGCCCGCAACCTGGTCGCCGACCACTTCAAGTCCGGCCGCTACCGGCTGGAGGTGACCACCGGCGACGTCCTGGACGCCGAACGGGAGGACCGCGGACCGGAAGGCAGCCCGGAGGCGGCGGTGGTCGAGCACATCACCAACGTCGCCCTGCTCACCGCCGTCAAGCAGCTCAACCCGGAGCAGCAGGAATGCATCGTGCTGCGGTTCCTCCAGGGCTTCTCGGTCGCCGAGACGGCCCGCGCCATGGGCAAGAACGAGGGCGCCATCAAGGCCCTGCAGTACCGGGCGGTCCGGGCCCTGGCCCGATTGCTGCCCGACGGCTTCCACGGCTGA
- a CDS encoding AMP-binding protein, producing MFGHGPADAPVPDSATVQDAADSPAPNLADRLRRAATDHGGRAALHWRDRTLSWSALDAAVTATAHALRAAAPAPDPTPHPPRVAVAFGNTPDFVVTYLAVLRAGLVAVPVNPTLTARELRHVLADSGAAVLVGAPEVTARVDTADLPTLRAVHTTPPVAAEDAPARFPERGGEDLAVLLYTSGTEGRPKGAMLSHRALAANHDQVDRIDPPAVGADDTVLLALPLFHAYGLNSGLGAVVRHGATGVLVDEPGPDGALDEIARHRVSVLLGVPSMFLAWADAGAALAGVRLAVCGAAPLPPADGARFTELTGHPVHVGYGLTETAPVLTSTLVGGEPKPGSIGRPLPGVELRLVGADGGELWRDGVPAAEADDDGMDLSDDPTGTDPGQIVVRGTNLFTGYWPDGRGGPAPDGWWATGDVAYADGDGDLFLVDRLGELILVNGFNVYPHEVELVLRAHPGVAESAVLGVPHPRTGETVRAYVVRAAEVSAEELLAHCARNLARFKCPTAVEFVDALPYSAIGKVRKTELRPAPVVPSPSPSTEIRTEVPDVQ from the coding sequence GTGTTCGGGCATGGTCCGGCGGACGCGCCTGTGCCAGACTCAGCCACCGTGCAGGACGCCGCCGACAGCCCCGCGCCGAACCTCGCCGACCGGCTCCGCCGGGCGGCGACCGACCACGGCGGCCGGGCCGCGCTGCACTGGCGCGACCGGACCCTCTCCTGGTCCGCCCTGGACGCCGCGGTCACCGCCACCGCCCACGCGCTGCGCGCCGCCGCGCCGGCGCCCGATCCGACACCGCACCCGCCCCGGGTGGCGGTGGCGTTCGGCAACACGCCCGACTTCGTGGTCACCTACCTGGCCGTGCTGCGCGCCGGCCTGGTCGCGGTACCGGTCAACCCCACGCTCACCGCCCGGGAACTCCGGCACGTGCTCGCCGACTCCGGCGCCGCCGTGCTGGTCGGCGCCCCCGAGGTCACCGCCCGGGTGGACACCGCCGACCTACCCACCCTGCGCGCGGTGCACACCACCCCGCCCGTCGCCGCCGAGGACGCCCCCGCCCGGTTCCCGGAGCGCGGCGGCGAGGACCTGGCCGTCCTGCTCTACACCTCGGGCACCGAGGGTCGGCCCAAGGGCGCGATGCTGTCGCACCGGGCGTTGGCCGCCAACCACGACCAGGTCGACCGGATCGACCCGCCGGCGGTCGGCGCCGACGACACCGTGCTGCTGGCGCTGCCGCTGTTCCACGCGTACGGGCTGAACTCCGGGCTCGGGGCCGTGGTGCGCCACGGCGCCACCGGGGTGCTCGTCGACGAGCCCGGCCCGGACGGCGCGCTCGACGAGATCGCCCGGCACCGGGTCAGCGTGCTGCTCGGCGTACCGTCGATGTTCCTGGCCTGGGCCGACGCGGGCGCGGCGCTGGCCGGCGTGCGCCTCGCGGTGTGCGGCGCGGCGCCGCTGCCGCCGGCGGACGGGGCGCGCTTCACCGAGCTGACCGGGCACCCCGTGCACGTCGGCTACGGGCTGACCGAGACCGCGCCGGTGCTCACCTCCACGCTCGTCGGCGGCGAGCCGAAGCCCGGCTCGATCGGTCGCCCGCTGCCCGGCGTCGAGCTGCGCCTGGTCGGGGCGGATGGCGGCGAGTTGTGGCGCGACGGGGTGCCCGCCGCCGAGGCCGACGACGACGGGATGGACCTCTCCGACGACCCGACCGGCACCGACCCCGGGCAGATCGTGGTGCGCGGGACGAACCTGTTCACCGGCTACTGGCCGGACGGGCGGGGCGGGCCGGCCCCGGACGGCTGGTGGGCCACCGGCGACGTGGCCTACGCCGACGGCGACGGCGACCTCTTCCTGGTCGACCGGCTCGGCGAGCTGATCCTGGTCAACGGCTTCAACGTCTACCCGCACGAGGTCGAGCTGGTGCTCCGGGCCCACCCCGGGGTGGCCGAGTCGGCCGTCCTGGGGGTGCCGCACCCGCGGACCGGCGAGACTGTCCGGGCGTACGTGGTGCGGGCGGCCGAGGTGTCGGCGGAGGAGTTGCTCGCCCACTGCGCGCGTAACCTGGCCCGGTTCAAGTGCCCGACCGCCGTCGAGTTCGTCGACGCCCTGCCGTACTCGGCGATCGGGAAGGTGCGCAAGACCGAGCTGCGCCCGGCGCCCGTGGTGCCGTCGCCGTCGCCGTCGACCGAGATCCGCACGGAGGTACCCGATGTCCAGTGA
- a CDS encoding glutaredoxin family protein: MSSDPRLILITRPGCHLCDDAKAALDRVVAVTGDRWVEKDVTGDVELERDYGDRLPVVLLDGKEHGYWRVEEDRLLRDLTTPQL, from the coding sequence ATGTCCAGTGACCCGCGGCTCATCCTGATCACCCGGCCCGGCTGCCACCTCTGCGACGACGCGAAGGCGGCGCTCGACCGGGTGGTGGCGGTCACCGGTGACCGCTGGGTGGAGAAGGACGTGACCGGCGACGTCGAGCTGGAGCGCGACTACGGCGACCGGCTGCCCGTGGTGCTGCTCGACGGCAAGGAGCACGGCTACTGGCGGGTCGAGGAGGACCGGCTGCTGCGGGACCTGACCACCCCGCAGCTTTAG
- a CDS encoding HAD hydrolase-like protein, whose product MTRTRRHLVWDWNGTLLDDLDLVVRATNVAFASAGGPAVSADEHRVRFRRPIVDYYAELLGRALDTEAFATLDRTFHDTYRAGLTTCALTADATAAIAAWPGSQSLLSMWFHDELVPTVHTYGLTPHFDRVDGLRATVGDGHKAGWLEKHLAELGLPGREVVLIGDSLDDADAAVSVDARCVLYTGGLSDPAVLRASGHPTADTLTGAVTLARTLP is encoded by the coding sequence GTGACGAGGACGCGGCGCCACCTGGTGTGGGACTGGAACGGGACCCTGCTCGACGACCTCGACCTGGTGGTGCGCGCCACCAACGTGGCGTTCGCCAGTGCCGGCGGTCCGGCGGTCAGCGCCGACGAGCACCGGGTGCGGTTCCGCCGGCCGATCGTCGACTACTACGCCGAGCTGCTCGGCCGGGCGCTGGACACGGAGGCGTTCGCCACGCTGGACCGGACCTTCCACGACACCTACCGGGCCGGGCTGACCACCTGCGCGCTGACCGCCGACGCCACCGCCGCGATCGCCGCCTGGCCGGGCAGCCAGTCGCTGCTGTCCATGTGGTTCCACGACGAGCTGGTGCCCACCGTGCACACCTACGGCCTGACTCCGCACTTCGACCGGGTGGACGGGCTGCGGGCCACGGTGGGCGACGGGCACAAGGCCGGGTGGCTGGAGAAGCACCTGGCGGAGCTGGGGCTGCCCGGTCGCGAGGTGGTGCTGATCGGTGACTCGCTGGACGACGCCGACGCGGCGGTGTCCGTCGACGCCCGCTGCGTGCTCTACACCGGCGGCCTCTCCGACCCGGCGGTGCTGCGGGCCAGCGGCCATCCGACCGCCGACACCCTCACCGGAGCGGTGACCCTGGCCCGCACCCTCCCCTGA
- a CDS encoding response regulator transcription factor gives MRVVIADDAVLLREGLIRLLTESGHEVVAAVGDGDALVEAVLAHRPDISVVDVRMPPSHTDEGLRAAVEARRRVPGTPILVLSQYVEVSYADDLLDTAGGAGGGIGYLLKDRVAAIDEFLDGLARVATGGTVLDPEVISQLLVRRRRDDPLAALTPREREVLALMAEGRSNTAIARALVVSDGAVEKHVRNIFTKLDLPPDATTHHRRVLAVLAHLRA, from the coding sequence ATGCGGGTGGTGATCGCGGACGACGCCGTACTGCTCCGGGAGGGGCTGATCCGGCTGCTGACCGAGTCCGGGCACGAGGTGGTGGCGGCCGTCGGTGACGGGGACGCCCTGGTCGAGGCCGTGTTGGCGCACCGGCCGGACATCTCGGTGGTGGACGTGCGGATGCCGCCCTCGCACACCGACGAGGGGCTGCGCGCGGCGGTGGAGGCCCGCCGCCGGGTGCCGGGCACCCCGATCCTGGTGCTCTCGCAGTACGTCGAGGTCTCCTACGCCGACGACCTGCTGGACACCGCGGGCGGCGCCGGCGGCGGCATCGGCTACCTGCTCAAGGACCGGGTGGCCGCGATCGACGAGTTCCTGGACGGGCTGGCCCGGGTGGCCACCGGCGGGACGGTGCTCGACCCGGAGGTGATCAGCCAGCTCCTGGTGCGGCGTCGGCGCGACGATCCGCTGGCGGCGCTGACCCCGCGCGAGCGCGAGGTGCTGGCGCTGATGGCCGAGGGGCGCTCGAACACCGCGATCGCCCGGGCGCTGGTGGTCAGCGACGGCGCGGTCGAGAAGCACGTCCGCAACATCTTCACCAAGCTGGACCTGCCGCCGGACGCCACCACCCACCACCGCCGGGTGCTGGCCGTCCTGGCCCACCTGCGCGCCTGA
- a CDS encoding sensor histidine kinase, translating into MAALPVPASPARGFLRQLTRDTGYVLFSLPLAVIGFVLAVAGISLTAGLLVTTLGLPVLAGVLYAARGLADLERLRLPGVLARPRVRPVYLTPARGAGFWRRVFTPMRDPQSWLDLLHAFLRLVVALPTFVLMLVWWALALTGTLYGAYDWAIPRGPDDQDLSQLLGMGDGTGARIALNTAIGLFALLTLPLVARALARVQAALAYSLLTGVAEMRQRIVTLEEQKRAAASAEASALRRLERDIHDGPQQRLVRLAMDLGRARQQLAADPDAARRTLDEAVAQTRETLDELRALSRGIAPPILVDRGLPSALAALAAQALAPTELVVDDELGTVGGRLDPGLESTSYFVVAEALTNVAKHSRAGACRVEVTRKVGRLEISVHDDGVGGAHLAKGHGLSGIADRVRAAGGTLAVHSPAGGPTRIHAELPR; encoded by the coding sequence ATGGCCGCCCTTCCCGTCCCCGCCTCGCCCGCCCGCGGTTTCCTCCGTCAGCTCACCCGCGACACCGGCTACGTGCTCTTCAGCCTCCCGCTGGCGGTCATCGGCTTCGTGCTCGCCGTGGCGGGGATCTCACTCACCGCCGGCCTGCTGGTCACCACGCTCGGCCTGCCGGTCCTCGCCGGCGTGCTCTACGCCGCCCGCGGGCTGGCCGACCTGGAACGGCTCCGGCTCCCCGGGGTGCTCGCGCGGCCCCGGGTCCGCCCGGTCTATCTGACGCCGGCGCGGGGCGCCGGCTTCTGGCGGCGGGTGTTCACCCCGATGCGCGACCCGCAGTCCTGGCTCGACCTGCTGCACGCCTTCCTCCGGCTGGTGGTGGCGTTGCCCACGTTCGTGCTGATGCTGGTGTGGTGGGCGCTGGCGCTGACCGGCACGCTCTACGGCGCGTACGACTGGGCCATCCCCCGTGGCCCGGACGACCAGGACCTGAGCCAGCTCCTCGGGATGGGCGACGGGACCGGAGCGCGGATCGCGCTGAACACCGCGATCGGGCTGTTCGCCCTGCTCACCCTCCCCCTGGTCGCGCGGGCCCTGGCCCGGGTCCAGGCCGCCCTGGCGTACTCCCTGCTCACCGGCGTGGCCGAGATGCGGCAACGGATCGTCACGCTGGAGGAGCAGAAGCGGGCCGCCGCGTCGGCCGAGGCGTCCGCGCTGCGCCGGCTGGAGCGCGACATCCACGACGGGCCACAGCAGCGCCTGGTCCGGCTCGCCATGGACCTGGGCCGGGCCCGCCAGCAGCTCGCCGCCGACCCGGACGCGGCCCGGCGCACCCTGGACGAGGCGGTCGCCCAGACCCGGGAGACGCTCGACGAGCTGCGCGCCCTCTCCCGGGGCATCGCGCCGCCGATCCTGGTCGACCGGGGCCTGCCGAGCGCGCTCGCCGCGCTCGCCGCCCAGGCCCTGGCGCCGACCGAGCTGGTGGTCGACGACGAGTTGGGCACCGTCGGCGGACGGCTCGACCCGGGGCTGGAGAGCACCTCCTACTTCGTGGTGGCCGAGGCGCTGACGAACGTGGCCAAGCACAGTCGGGCCGGCGCCTGCCGGGTGGAGGTGACCCGGAAGGTGGGCCGGCTGGAGATCAGCGTCCACGACGACGGGGTCGGCGGCGCGCACCTGGCCAAGGGGCACGGCCTCAGCGGCATCGCCGACCGGGTCCGGGCGGCCGGCGGCACGCTGGCGGTGCACAGCCCGGCCGGCGGGCCGACCCGGATCCACGCCGAACTGCCCCGGTGA
- a CDS encoding redox-sensing transcriptional repressor Rex encodes MSQHRPSGAPGRTGAVPALPELPEATVSRLPEYLRALHTLADSGHETVSSEGLASAVGVNSAKLRKDLSHLGSYGTRGVGYDVALLIDQISSVLGLTQCRAVALVGVGNLGHALAGYDGFASRGFRIAALLDADPSRVGEEIHGLVVRHVHELPRVVAEESIAIGVIATPAPAAQAVADQLVAVGVTSILNFAPCVLSVPEGVDVRKVDLAIELQILSFHEHRKASLTALPATGGTGLTALPGGLATPDTQEAIGT; translated from the coding sequence ATGAGTCAGCACCGTCCTTCTGGCGCGCCCGGCCGCACCGGTGCCGTACCGGCGCTACCGGAGCTGCCCGAGGCGACCGTGTCCCGGCTCCCGGAATACCTGCGCGCGCTGCACACGCTCGCCGACTCCGGTCACGAGACCGTGTCCAGCGAGGGCCTGGCCAGCGCCGTCGGCGTCAACTCCGCCAAGCTCCGCAAGGACCTCTCCCACCTCGGCTCGTACGGCACCCGGGGCGTCGGCTACGACGTCGCGCTGCTGATCGACCAGATCTCCTCGGTGCTCGGGCTCACCCAGTGCCGGGCCGTCGCGCTGGTCGGCGTGGGTAATCTCGGCCACGCCCTGGCCGGCTACGACGGCTTCGCCAGCCGGGGCTTCCGGATCGCCGCGCTGCTCGACGCCGACCCCTCCCGGGTCGGCGAGGAGATCCACGGCCTGGTCGTCCGGCACGTCCACGAGCTGCCCCGGGTGGTCGCCGAGGAGTCGATAGCGATCGGCGTGATCGCCACCCCGGCGCCGGCCGCCCAGGCGGTCGCCGACCAGCTCGTCGCCGTCGGCGTGACGAGCATCCTCAACTTCGCGCCGTGCGTACTCTCGGTCCCGGAGGGGGTCGACGTGCGCAAGGTCGACCTTGCGATCGAGCTGCAGATCCTCTCCTTCCACGAGCATCGCAAGGCGTCGCTGACCGCGCTGCCCGCCACCGGCGGGACCGGCCTCACCGCCCTGCCCGGCGGGCTCGCCACCCCCGACACCCAGGAGGCGATCGGCACGTGA
- a CDS encoding glutamyl-tRNA reductase: MKLLVVGASYRTAPVAALERLAVPPADLTRTLDRLVAQPYVAEAVLVSTCNRVEVYAAVSGFHGGLGDICAVLAEQADCPPAALAGHLYVHYDAAAVDHVFRVAAGLDSMVVGEAQILGQLRDAYHFAGGADTAGRLLHELMQQALRVGKRAHAETDIDRAGQSVVTAALDLAADLLHGDLAGRTAMVVGAGAMGSLGVATLSRLGAGPLTVTNRGAARAVRLAESYGATAVPMADLVEALSTVDVVVAATAATEAVLTRDVVTRALARRDADRGPLVLLDLAVPRDVEAGVAELPGVEVIDIDRMAGVLADGPAAAGAAEVGRIVAGEVEAFLSWLRGADVAPTVAALRGRADDVVTAELRRLGQRRPDLSDDQRAEVARTVHRVVQRLLHQPTVRVRQLAAEPGGDQYAALLRELFDLEVPQTSPVDTVPDVVATDLDGRSSFDAADVPPTGGAR, translated from the coding sequence GTGAAACTGCTCGTCGTCGGCGCGTCCTACCGCACCGCCCCGGTCGCCGCCCTGGAACGACTGGCCGTCCCGCCCGCGGATCTCACCCGCACGCTGGACCGGCTCGTCGCCCAGCCGTACGTCGCCGAGGCCGTCCTCGTCTCCACCTGCAACCGGGTGGAGGTCTACGCCGCCGTCTCCGGGTTCCACGGTGGGCTCGGCGACATCTGCGCGGTCCTGGCCGAGCAGGCCGACTGCCCGCCGGCGGCGCTCGCCGGTCACCTCTACGTGCACTACGACGCCGCCGCCGTCGACCACGTCTTCCGGGTCGCCGCCGGGCTCGACTCGATGGTGGTCGGCGAGGCGCAGATCCTCGGGCAGCTCCGGGACGCCTACCACTTCGCCGGCGGCGCCGACACGGCCGGGCGGCTGCTGCACGAGCTGATGCAGCAGGCGCTGCGGGTCGGCAAGCGCGCCCACGCCGAGACCGACATCGACCGGGCCGGGCAGAGCGTGGTCACCGCCGCGCTCGACCTCGCCGCCGACCTGCTCCACGGCGACCTGGCCGGCCGAACCGCCATGGTGGTCGGCGCCGGGGCGATGGGCTCGCTGGGTGTGGCCACCCTGTCCCGCCTGGGCGCCGGCCCGCTCACCGTCACCAACCGGGGCGCCGCCCGCGCCGTCCGGCTCGCCGAGTCCTACGGCGCGACCGCCGTGCCGATGGCCGACCTGGTCGAGGCGCTCTCCACGGTGGACGTCGTGGTCGCCGCCACCGCCGCCACCGAGGCCGTGCTCACCCGCGACGTGGTGACCCGGGCGCTGGCCCGCCGGGACGCCGACCGGGGTCCGCTGGTCCTGCTCGACCTGGCCGTCCCGCGCGACGTCGAGGCGGGCGTGGCCGAGCTGCCGGGCGTCGAGGTGATCGACATCGACCGGATGGCAGGCGTCCTCGCCGACGGGCCGGCCGCGGCCGGCGCCGCCGAGGTCGGCCGGATCGTCGCCGGCGAGGTCGAGGCGTTCCTGAGCTGGCTGCGCGGCGCCGACGTGGCACCGACCGTGGCCGCCCTGCGCGGCCGGGCCGACGACGTGGTGACCGCCGAGCTGCGCCGGCTCGGCCAGCGCCGCCCCGACCTCAGCGACGACCAGCGCGCCGAGGTCGCCCGCACCGTGCACCGGGTCGTGCAGCGGCTGCTGCACCAGCCGACCGTACGGGTCCGCCAGCTCGCCGCCGAGCCCGGCGGCGACCAGTACGCGGCCCTGCTGCGCGAGCTGTTCGACCTGGAAGTTCCGCAGACGTCCCCGGTCGACACCGTCCCCGACGTGGTCGCCACCGACCTCGACGGCCGCTCGTCGTTCGACGCGGCCGACGTCCCGCCCACCGGAGGTGCGCGATGA
- the hemC gene encoding hydroxymethylbilane synthase, whose product MTAPLRLGTRGSTLAMAQSGHVAEALTAATGRPVELVEVVTAGDRSTAPVQRLGVGVFVSALRDALTARKIDFAVHSYKDLPTAAAPGLHIAAVPPRQDPRDALVATDGRTLAELPPGARIGTGALRRIAQLHALGMQFEVTPIRGNIDTRLGRVLGEDADLDAVVLARAGLARIGRADAITETLDPMLMLPAPAQGALAVECRADDHDLVELLARLDHAPSRAAVTAERALLATLEAGCSAPVAAYGELAEGETGEEIYLRGAVISPDGSRDLRLSRTGTPADAAEIGKALAAELLELGADSILGQEGHAGPGTQQLGSTE is encoded by the coding sequence ATGACCGCCCCCCTGCGCCTCGGCACCCGGGGCAGCACCCTGGCGATGGCCCAGTCCGGCCACGTGGCCGAGGCCCTCACCGCGGCCACCGGCCGCCCGGTCGAGCTGGTCGAGGTGGTGACCGCCGGCGATCGCTCCACCGCCCCGGTGCAGCGGCTCGGCGTCGGCGTCTTCGTCTCCGCGCTGCGCGACGCGCTGACCGCCCGGAAGATCGACTTCGCGGTCCACTCGTACAAGGACCTGCCCACCGCGGCGGCACCCGGCCTGCACATCGCTGCGGTGCCGCCCCGGCAGGACCCGCGCGACGCGCTCGTCGCCACGGACGGCCGTACGCTCGCCGAGCTGCCGCCCGGCGCGCGGATCGGCACCGGCGCGCTGCGCCGGATCGCCCAGCTGCACGCGCTGGGCATGCAGTTCGAGGTCACCCCGATCCGGGGCAACATCGACACCCGGCTCGGCCGGGTGCTCGGCGAGGACGCCGACCTCGACGCCGTCGTGCTGGCCCGGGCCGGGCTCGCCCGGATCGGTCGCGCCGACGCCATCACCGAGACGCTCGACCCGATGCTCATGCTGCCCGCGCCCGCCCAGGGCGCGCTCGCCGTCGAGTGCCGGGCCGACGACCACGACCTGGTCGAGCTGCTCGCGCGGCTCGATCACGCGCCGTCCCGCGCCGCGGTCACCGCGGAACGGGCGCTGCTGGCCACCCTGGAGGCCGGGTGCAGCGCACCCGTGGCCGCCTACGGCGAACTCGCCGAGGGTGAGACCGGTGAGGAGATCTACCTGCGCGGTGCGGTGATCAGCCCGGACGGTTCCCGTGACCTCCGACTGTCCCGCACCGGAACGCCCGCCGACGCGGCGGAGATCGGCAAGGCACTCGCCGCCGAACTCCTCGAACTCGGCGCCGACTCGATCCTCGGCCAAGAAGGACACGCCGGCCCGGGGACCCAGCAACTTGGGAGCACAGAATGA